A region of Kribbella sp. NBC_01245 DNA encodes the following proteins:
- a CDS encoding TAXI family TRAP transporter solute-binding subunit produces MDRRSFLGAAVAGAAAVVTPGCSRGRSDEPAPSFAAKLATGNADGVYDKYGKGLAKLVSEVTGTELSTIRTDGSVENLKLLGQNGGADLAFSLADSAADAYEGRAGFLKTGVIPMRALARTHDNYVHVIVPLKSEIESLPQLVGKRVNIGSLNSGTLVVATRLLSMSGIKSTEYIPSHLDLKAATVALRTDKIDALIWSGGLPTDPITDLQSQLGFKLIDIGPQATKVASRRIGNYVLTQIPPSVYGTSSSVNTLSVPNYLLCRFGLPDPWAWWTVNTLFRRQADLTKFHVEAGSLDPRSAIATMPVPLHPAAERWYRANHT; encoded by the coding sequence ATGGATCGCCGATCGTTCCTCGGTGCCGCCGTCGCCGGCGCCGCGGCCGTCGTGACGCCCGGGTGCTCCCGTGGCCGCTCCGACGAACCAGCCCCCTCGTTCGCAGCCAAGCTCGCCACCGGCAATGCCGATGGCGTCTACGACAAGTACGGGAAGGGTCTGGCCAAGCTCGTATCCGAGGTGACGGGCACGGAGCTGTCCACCATCCGGACGGACGGGTCGGTCGAGAACCTCAAACTGCTCGGGCAGAACGGCGGTGCCGATCTCGCCTTCAGCCTGGCCGATTCGGCCGCCGACGCCTACGAGGGCAGGGCGGGTTTCCTCAAGACCGGGGTGATCCCGATGCGGGCCCTCGCGCGCACGCACGACAACTACGTGCACGTGATCGTGCCACTCAAGTCGGAGATCGAGAGCCTGCCCCAGCTGGTCGGCAAGCGGGTCAACATCGGCTCCCTGAACTCGGGCACCTTGGTGGTCGCGACACGGCTGCTGAGCATGTCGGGCATCAAGTCGACCGAGTACATCCCGTCCCACCTCGATCTGAAGGCTGCGACGGTCGCGCTGCGGACGGATAAGATCGACGCGCTGATCTGGAGCGGCGGTCTGCCGACCGATCCGATCACCGACTTGCAGAGCCAACTGGGTTTCAAGCTGATCGACATCGGCCCGCAGGCCACGAAGGTGGCCAGCCGGCGAATCGGCAACTACGTGCTGACCCAGATTCCGCCATCGGTCTACGGCACGTCGAGCTCGGTCAACACCCTGTCCGTGCCGAACTACCTGCTCTGCCGGTTCGGCCTGCCCGACCCCTGGGCCTGGTGGACCGTCAACACGTTGTTCCGCCGCCAGGCCGACCTGACCAAGTTCCACGTCGAGGCCGGCTCGCTGGACCCGCGCTCCGCCATCGCCACCATGCCGGTCCCGCTGCACCCCGCCGCCGAGCGCTGGTACCGGGCCAACCACACCTAA